The DNA sequence ACTTCCTTCCTTACCACTTTCACAATAACTATGACATATCTACTTTTTTGGCGAATTCAATAAATCTATacgttccttttcttcttccgtGAGAAATATTTTGGTAATTACTATATCACCTGTACTATACGTTTGGCAAGCCACACTAGTTACGGTATTATAATCTGGTCGTGgacttttatttttatcttgaCACGAGCATACACACTTTGTCGGAGACACATCTGCACTGCTTGAGGAAAACTGATCAGTTGCAGAAACAGTAACAGCTGAAAGAATAGCTTCTAATTTTTCAATCTTTTCAAATCTATCCATTCGTCCATCAGAAAGAATTTCATCCACCATTTGCATTGATTCTGTGAGGCTTAGAGTATCAGAATTCTGTGATGATACTAGACCAcctatgaaaataaatatgtaaatatatgtaaCCATATGGATATCACTAAATAATGCAAATTATTAACTGTGAAATGTACCAGAATGTGAATTTTCAGAAGTATAACTTTCTATACTATGATACTGCAAATCTTCAAtcttatcatcatcatcatcatcactaCTTTCTCCTTTATCTTGACCCATGTTTTCaagtttttctaattttcttgcAACTTTATAACTACCTTTCAGTTTCTCCTTCTCATCTTCAGTAAGATCAAGATAACGCAAAAGACGTATTTCACGATTGCTTAAAACAATATTTTTGGTAGTTGCTTCTTCCATTCTTTTTTTCAAATCTGCAACTTCTGTTTCCACTTTCCGTTGTTTCTTTCGCGTTTTTACTTCTGCAGGTTTAATGTGTAATTGAATTTGCTCCTCACACAGCTCATTAAAAAGACCTTGTACTTCTGGTTTTATAAGTCTAATAATATCATAAGCAAAGAAAACAATTATAATTAACAAAGGACACCTAAGATATAATTATCATCTACACAAAATTACAGAAATACTGTTTTGGTTATTCATTTGTTAAgtcatttgtaaataaatttgtaaatgtaaaataatgAACTACTAcattaaatatacatacatatatacaaatatacatacatatacaaaaaataattaaatactaCACCTAGACATGGAGACATATATTTGTGGAACCAAACTCAGAACATCACTGCTAGCATAAATGAGCATATCTCGTGTTAATGGACGCCTACACCAGTATCTTTGATTATTACGATAGATATTTTTCAATTGTTCTTTTAATGGATTAATTGGAGCACCATAATGATCACATAGTGTATTCAAATTAACATTCTTAACTTTATATACAGGTTTACCAGTTTCTTGAAATTGCAATACAGCATGAGCTGCCTAGAAATATAAACACAATTTATTCTTTAAGCATTATATACTTCTAGTATTTTatattctaaaaaatatttaaagagaCTTTAATAATTGTGAATCTCAAATACCTGTGTATCAAAAACATTATTCAACATAATTTTAAATTGTCTGTACAAATTGACACTGTCATTTCTACAATCATGAATCACCTAAAACAATACATACAATTAATAATCAAAATAAAACTATGAAAGCATAAATAAATCTATAAagtgtaataaaattttaagttttaattctattttaatATCAAGTTTTAAATATTGTTCCTTACTTTAATAACATCTTTATGTTCTAGAAGTTTTTGAAGGCCCCCGGCTTGTACAAGATTAGGACAAGCAAATAAATCGAACACATATGCTTGTCCAGACATAGTTCCAATTTGTACAAGTGTCAATTGTCCTTTAACTCCTAAATTTATTCCTTCACAATCAAATGAAACAACTATTTTACCATTAGGAGGAGGCTTACGAGGATTTATTATATCTTCTATAATTTGAAGACTCTCCCTGGGATttactattattttagtttGTTGCAGTATCTTTAATTTCCAAGCATCTCCCATTTGCATGGTTTGTAAATTTCTATCCTTTTCTGTATTATCCGCTAAAGTCTTCATTACAAgcatatttattctttgtttCAAAGTTTGTTGTTGCAAGCTTACTGGAGGAGAGCTACTATTACCTTCAATAGATGAAGAATGAGAATTTTGTACAGAATTAATCTGATTTGTAACATTGGTACTAATAGATTCTGAATTAACTGTTTGCAAGGATGCTTGAGTATTGTTTGGTTGAATAACTTGATTTACATTTGCTTTGTCAGAAGTATTATTTTGATTTCTTGTAGAATTTGGAAATCTTGTTTTTGCTTTTCCTTCTATAGGGGAAGATTTTGGTCTTCCAATTAATGTTACTAAATTACTTTGAACGTGAAATGCATCTGGGAACATTTTAACAAATGTACACAAATCCTGCGGTGTCTTAAATATTGAGGTCCAATTTTCATAAGAAAATTTATCATTAACTATGTTGAACATTTGATCTACAAGGATTGGACCCTTTTGTTCAATACACTCACACAGAAAATCTAATAATTTTGCAGTAATCTCTGGGTCTATAGGTATATCAGGTTCTAATTCCACGAAAGGTTCTGCCTTCATGCCTTCGTATTGCTTTAACATTACATTATCTTCCGTAACTACAAAAGCATCAGGATATTTTATAAGAAAGTCTCTAAACTCCTTATAATGTTGACCAGAAATATGTCTAACTTCTGGAGAAGCCTGAGACCGATGTCCCAAAAGACTTTTTATTGGTACTTCTGTACCAACGCCATATTgcattaatttatttgtaaaatattctacAGCCTCTCGAGCATAATCACGTTTCCCTCCTAATTTACACCCATTTTCTTCTTCTACAACTTGTTGAAATGTATTCACTGATACGTAATCACCATTAATAAGAAAAAGCATTGGATATTGAGCTAAAAACTTTTTAAGGCCACTCTGTGATCCACCAGCTATTTGACGCATTTCTTTTGTAAATCCCTTAGCTCCAAACTGACAGCTTAAATCATGTAATGTTCGTGGACCACCTTTATCCACAAGAAGCtccaaaaaaaataaaagtgtcATATTTCGTACAGTCTCATACTCTGAGCTAtccatctttttattttatttattgcttCCAGAAAATATACTTCTTATTGATTATAATATCCACAGAATCATGTCATGATATATCTAAAtacaataatttaaataattaaatttaattagttTTAACGAATAACcacgatataaatattattttttatttaaaatattaactacgtttattttatattaaatcattgtaatgtaatttcttaataaattaagcatatatataaaactaaattattatatctatcttattaatataaaaatataaatgaaatcaatatgtatgtatttaccATTATAACTATCAAATACTAAGGATATGAGcacaaaaataaattattgccattttttaatatgtactctTACAAGTAACTCATTGGCAAGACTTTTATATGAAAAGATGCACTTGTTTTAAGATTAATTAAATGCCAATGACTAAATAATTGCACAGTCACCATCACAGGGGGAGAAAGCTAGATCTAAAAACCCATTAATATACATAgctaaatatgaaatattttatcagACTAATTTGTGTCTTCGGTAATTATCAACActtatattatacttttttaTACAAACCTTATATTATGAATAACTAGGCTTCCTATAGGTATAATTTCTTCTTTGCTAATGCAGTGTGTGTTGTATAAAATATGAacattataaaattttcgtttctCTCCATAAATTACTTCAgactattaataataatttacttgGAAAAAATATGGATTATAATATGATACTTATGTTAACCTGTTAAATATAAACATTgattatactacatatatatgtttattCAATTACCAAGAATCAGTGGCAGAAATTTAatattgaataataaaatatctctaTATACCAATAAATCTTTaatagactaaaaagaaaagattatgCAAAATGTCTATAGAACATAAGTAGAAAAAAGCTGCCCAcctataacacacataaatatttatgaattcCTACATTTTTTTGCATTGCAAATCGAAGCATTAAAGGTGTATTTCACAATTTGTTAATATATCACAGTCCATATCACGTACAAGACATATGTCTGTATATTAATTCACTATATTACTATACAGTATTGTGTAATTTGACATTGAAGAATATGATAATTACCTATAACAAATAAAACTTCGCTGAACTTCGAAACACATCAGATCAGAGATTTTAGAATCGACGATATCTAAATTCTAAGATATCACAGGTCAAACAACTCTGACATAGATTTAAAATACCACGCCACACTAATGTTCTCGATATGTGTTTCTATAGTATTTGTCAAACATTTTCAAACTTGTTCTTCTCTCAAGTAACAATGACAATTATAGTTTATCAGaaacttgttttttttttatcttgccTAATATTATATGGTAAAATTTCAGTCATTTGCCAATGTGGTGCACCGTGCAATATATCATCCTATACATACTGATATACACATATCCAATTAATCCTCACCTGGTAAAACAGGCACAAGAGGGAGTatcaaaagaagaaaataatttctataatatccgataatattcatttaatacTCATCTagatttcaaataataaaattattttaaaatagatTTGCGTTTAcatacaattttataatatgctatttaattttatttgtaatatataCACATCAATTGGAATTATACATACTATACAATATAAATCACTCGTTTATCTACTAATTCTTTGTAGAAAAGAACATACTTCAAAGATACgtatatatcaaatacataagTGGTAcatcaaaaatttataataagcaAATTTTTGAGAAAGACATACGTatagtaaatatatatgtataattatataatacaacTATATAccaatatgtgtatatatatatatatataatacgagtagtaaaatatatataacataatttCAGAATTGCTGATTTGGAAAGAAATTCGAAAAGTAGTAAATCTAGTAAAATTATATCTAATTAAAGCATTAAAAAGATATtctttttggttatgaagaacaGTGAAAAATTCAAAATGAATTAAAGTTTAGAATATTTTCTTGATTTAAAAagatactaaaacgatatacatatatatattttattcactAGACTTTGCTGTTTATGTTGGCTGCATTTTTATTTCGAATCATTTATCACATAATTtgtttgaaataagtttccagTGCAGTAAAAGTATTTTAAGCAAAAACTATTGCAAGAAAtagtataaattaaaaaataaataaaacagagggattttataaaacattttttgaaagttttaaattaattgcaagataatattgataatttactaattataacatatatttgtgaaaattaatgAATATAACGAATgtgtataaattataattgttaATTTAAACTGAAATATGTTTTGCGGTAATGAGGATGAATTTGAACCGAGAATAACACCAAGACCTGCATCTAAACTTGATGTAAGTTTTTCTTCAAGatgtaaattaatatatatataataaaaaaaataaaatatattaatcttgAGATTTCTCATAATATTAGTAAGCTTAAAATAAtagtgaaatattaattttttctcCATCTATGTAAAGATTTTATTAGaagcaataaaaatttaatatcgaaTTACATGGAGTAAGAAATACAAACCAATAAATAAATTGAAGATTTAGTGATTAATGACTATTGGtagttaatttaaatttaaaaattagtaataataatgtattttaataaaaaattattttttaataattctaattTCAGTGTTTTGCAGTACCATGTGTGCCTGAAGTTTCTTTAATATTTGACAAACCTGTAAGTTGTAAGAGTACAGAACGTGCACATTTTTGTTCACCATCTGAGGAATCTAAAGATTTAAGAAGTAAAAGTAGTCATTCCTCTCCATTAAATGTTAATGGATCATATGCAGCATGGAAAGAACAGAACTATTTAAGGAAACCACTATCTTCTAAAGTTAATGATTGTATAGTTCCTTTAAAAGAACAGTCtaatcaaaattatattttacactCATATTTAACAGAAGGTAATATTACAAATACTTTAAATGAATCTAAACGAAAGAACTATGCTTTAAGGGAAGATATTTATAATTCTTCACGCTGCAAGCAAAAATCAAGTAGAGAAAACAATGATTCTCCTCGTAAATATAATTATGAAAGGTCTGAAAGTAATACATTGCATACTGATAAAGAACAAAATACAAAGATACAATGTAACGATAAAATAAGACATATAGATTCTTTGTCTGCTATATCACAAGTTATTAAACCTTGTATAAATGCTGATAATCACAAAGTTAAAGAAGATGAATATTCTCCATTATTATATGAGAGACAATTAGCAGCTCATAATTCTAAACAACAGAAAGTATATAATGATTCAGTTCCTGAATCAAATGTACAAAATGTACCTACTAATCCAGGTACAATGCAACGAAATGAACTCCAATTACCACATTATTTAGGACAACAATATCCTTATTTTAACATGAATGCATATCCATTTCCTCAACTCCATCCTTATCCTACTAACAATACAGATAATCAAGAAACAGTAAAgaatttattacaaattataaatagtcAAAATGAGCAAATTAAATCTTTACAGATACAAGTGGATAGATTGTTAAAAATAcaagaagaaaatttaaaagaaagaaaaaaatgctctTGTTCCTTTCAATTACAGACACAAAGTGATCAATTCCATACAAACTCTAATAATGTTTTAGGTACTTCTAATTATGTTACTGTGCCTGAAAACACAAAAAGAAGTGTCTATCGGAGAGATTCTCCTCAAGATAGGAAAAAAGAGAATTGtaacaaaaatgaaaatataagtCAAAATGAATTGATATTAACAGATGCACAATCAAAAAAAGCATTTATGCAACAGAAAGTTTCAATTGGTGTAATGACAAGTTTTGAATTCACTGTACAAAATAATCCTTTTACAATGGATattgaaaattatgaaaaaaaagATGGTCAACAAAAGcaagaaaatttaaagatgTGTAACAGTGTTGGTTCTCATGATACTAATGAATCATTAAGAAGATATAAAAACTCCTTTACTCGAATGCCTAGTGCACAATTAGAAAACATAGTTGAAGACTCAGAGAGTTACATGTCATCTAGTCAACAACAAAGTAGTAACTTAAATGCAACTACTTCTACAAAGGATTTAGAGAAACAAGCTTATGTAGATATTCGAAGAGAAACAGATACTCATAGATCTGAATCTCCAAAATTATGTAAAGATGAAACAGCAAAATCAGATGAAActgaaaatagaataaaaaaacatTTAGAAAACTGTACAGTGAGAACAAGAAATtacgaaaatataaaaacacCAATGATTCAAAGAAATCATGTATGTGCGGGAACTGTAGGTACTGTAGGTACTGAATATACTGcccaaaaaaataaaaaatttatagcAAATACCTTTACTAATGTAGATCAAGATAAGGAAGCAAATATACAACGAGATAATAGTTCtgtaaaaacaaataattttgtaaataattctcATTATCACAATGATTATCAACAAGAAGGGCAGCCTTTTGGATTGAAGCAAAATTCAAATTGCATTGAAGACAGTCTAATTTTAAACAGTGATgatttgaaaataaatgaaagGCCACTTAGTCCAGAACCTAGTATCCATGTTGAAATGCAGGAGTATTCTAGTGATGATGATAgtgaaaatattaaacgaagTTCAAAAGTGGGCTGGACATTTTACAATGATGTTCTTGGACAAGTAAATCAATTATTACAGAACTCTTGTATCATAGATGATCAACAACAAAAACAAACAAAAGTAAATCAAAATGAACGAGATGAAACTGATAATAGAGCAGTATTAGATACTGTAAAAGTAGCTACATTACAGCAACTTAAAAAATTTGGAATTAGTTTAAGTGAAAATTCAGAAGCTAAAGAATtgaacaacagcaacaagtATGTTTTGCATCTATTAAAAGTTTGTACATAACGAAAATCTTGATTATCTATATTTTGTTAATCTAAGTAattatgtaatttaattaaGGTAACTTTTATTACAATCTATTTATTATAGttcttattatataaaatacattattcaaattttatattacaaaacaaatgaTTAACATTACTCTAGATAATTAAGTATTATATAATTGAGTTAAATCATATCTGTATTATACATAAAgaataattctaataatttatttaaaagaatgGCATTTGACTTACCATTTTATCCACGTTTGGATTATCAAACAAACATGACACAAGCTACAAGTGctgtaaatgaaacaaataCAAGCATGCATATGAAGGCATTAGCTTTAAAGTATCTAACTGACGAACAACTTGCTGAATTAGCAGTACAAAGGCAAGGTGCATCAGTTAATCATCTCATGGTTAGCAATTTACAAGGAACAAATATGTCTTTTGCCACAATGCATTATTTACAAAGATATCAATTAGTTCCAGGAAAAAATAATGTTCAAACAGaaggtaaaaatataaattaaaacaaCTTTTAATCAGTGTGTACACaatatacttttaattaaattaggTTATTTATTCTACAGATATTAACGCACTACAAAATGAAATGCCTCCAAAGGCAGACTTAAAGGTTACAAATCCAAGAAATAGTCCAAAACAACGTCTTCCATTTAGTCAAACACCGCGAACAACCTGTCCCAGTAAGATTTTAGACATTTCTGCTTTAAAACAGCAACCTAAACtcttataaacaattaacaaattaaaattataattttagtaGTCCTTAAAATTTTTAACTTTTTGATTGTTAATCCCTATGCTTTAATCACTACTATTAAGAGTTTATATCTGTCAATTGTATTTCTTGATCAACTAAAAATATATGTTCGTGAATACAACTAAACACTTTACTATTTGTAAGCAATCAAAGGGTTAAAAATATTCGTATTCAAAAGAGGATATCTTTACAgtatactttatattatttatttcttatttttataataaatataagacaattttttaaaatgaaatattttaagaacTATTTGACAATATGAAAGTGTTATATACAgtatttatacaaataattcGTACGATATAACAATTTGTTGTAAGACTATCTCTCACATGaacaatataaattaaaaaatgtgaCATTTCTAACTAATAATGTACAAACATTTTTTGCATCTTtagaaaattaaatacaaatagTTTTGTCATTTAATAATATGACCTTTACgaatgatattttatattagaaatgtataattattaaaaaaaaatttgcaacaaaatatattaatatatcttttttatatattttgttttaaaaagaaataaatacctAGAACTTTCTATTAAACATGTTGATAATTTTTCCAAACTACATATAAATTGGTACACACACACAGCAATTATAATTCATTCAGCTTTAATGCATAAACACTTGTatcaaaaattaatttgaaatgaacttttgtaataaaataagtTTTATTCAAACAACTCGATAATGATAAAATTCCATAACTAAATGACTAATATTGATGCCTGCACATAATGTCATAATATACATTAGTAATATTATTGGTAATGTTGATAATATTATATGTGTTTTGTGAAGTATTTCCATACCTGAAATAAATGCAAAgaatttattaactttttttattttccaaattATAATAGCCAagctttttttaattttttagtttTACAAAACGTAATTATTTAATTGATGTGCAAATGATATAATACTAAATTTATGTACTTACTTGTGTAACCCAAGAATGTTATGTAAATATAGTAACTAATAGCTATTAACCAGATTGTGTTTCCAACAAATCGTGATGAAAATGTATCATAGTTTATAAGACCtagaataataaatacaagaaggaagatattaataaaagaacaaattgcaaaatattaaTAGGAGACAAGTAAATTTACCATTGTACAAAAACAACTGTACGATATGGAGTATGATTAAAGGTGGAAAAAATGCATTTAAGTGTATGTCAAATGCATAACCCCATTCTACATCCTGGGTTTTGTCAATTCTTAGATAACGATTTGTTATAATCCTGCAATTAGTAGAAATTATTtgctttataatattttattcatacatacacacacacacatgtatatatataacatgtatACCATATAATGCAATTTTAATAACATTAACATATAATTTACCAAAATACTGTTGCTACTATTAAGCCAGCTACAAGGTAATCAATAAATATCATATAAAATAGTAGCTTTATAAATTGAAGAAATCCTAATCCCAAAACAATGGTAAAACCAATGGAAGATATACATAGACAACACATTAATAGTACCAAAAATGCAGGATCATCCCTTGCAAATTGTGACTTTGTCTCTAGAAAAAATTTACTTTTTCATAGTGATAATACATTGTGATATCATTTTATATGTAAAGTAACTTACGCTTTctattttgaaaatttctatATACTTTTTGTGgcgatataaataaaaagatcATTTGCCATAATGCAAATTCAAAGTCCATTTgttcaaattttaataatttccttaGATACTTGTAACATTTTGTTGCTGCACCCATACAATCTTGCCTAAAAtacatttgtaaaaatattcaaatttattaaactagtcataaatttaaatattttgattgATCTTATACCTGTAAGTTACTGGCATAGGTAAATTTGAACCTGTTTCAACTGGACCTGGTGAATTACATCTACTTACTGGTGGTGATGTGGAATATTTCATTTTGGAATCTATTCAACACAAACCGTTCATTCTGTAAATCTTAAACAAATCAttagaaatatattataatatatagtatatataagtatatataatttcttttggatattttattacACAACTATCATTGTACTTAAAGTATAACAATAATAGTATAATCTTTTACCAGGACCATCACTAACAtttatttactatttttttattataaaaaatatctaaTGCTGTcagttatatagatatatctttattattattataggtTATGTTTATGTGTTATAAATGACaagaaatacaatatataatagtCTTTTTCGACTATTCAATAATTACACAATGCTACGGAATTATTTACATTAATAATATTCAGgtaaatatatatgtagaatataactttatattctcAAAGTCAGATTACTTGAAACACGACAGTTATTGGTCAGATTCCATTCAATCTGATTcaattttatattcattttattCCATCACCATTAAATatctacaaatatttcaatattaattaTGGTACATGAAATAGcttaaaatttctattaaaaattaagTTTTTAGAAATAACAAGTATAAGTAAATGACAAAATTATtggtatttattaaaatatatttattatttttacaattcAATTTCAAGATAAGGAGCAACTTATATTTAATTTAGAAATGTTAacactttttaaatatttgcatTCTCCAAGATTTTACTCATTTGATTCATAAAAGTTTTAAAAGCTACCATAATATTAAAATCGAATTATTGTTTTACTTAAAactgttaattattttattctttatcgCTTATATGAAGTACACATAAATTCAAAtgataaatacataaaatataaaaattgttgaaaaatAGAAGCATTAGAAGGTAATATCAAATTTTAGTtgttagaaaataaatataatttacatacgTTGGTATTAGTAAatcctaatatatatatatacacgtactATATAAATGCTTACTTTTCAAAGTtttttatatgtctttatttattcatttattgtttatttatattatgtacaaaGTAATTTCTAAACATATAATGGACGCAACAAAGAAACctattatatacaaatatatatgcgGTTacagatatagtgaaaacttcacacgttaaacataaaattatatatgtaatatatgtaattgaattttgttttataCATTGCGCCACGAGATAATATTTAAAGCTAATATAGGTTGTATCCTAACTTCCTGtctttttttctatatttttctttataagATACAATTATATGCGCGTATGGATACCATTTTTGTCATATATTCTTACATATCTTCTATACATTGTtgaatgtatatatttatattatatatatatatatctatatatttatttacttatttatatagCAAACCATCGCATCAATAccgaaatttataaaaatatacatgtaCTTTTAAAAATTATGCATTTTAAATTAAGCACACTAATGCTAAATTATATATGTTTGtaggtatgtatgtatacgtaaaTACTCAATTTAAATTTGGCTTATTTTGTATTTACGTATAATAAGCCAACATTCAATTAAGTTTCACACTTCTTTTATATCATCCTTTGTTTCGATCGGCAGGGAATATAAGAGCTGTTCGACAGATTATTTTGTATAGTGCGAAATCCTTTCATGTGGAAATTGGAAGATATTGATAAATATAATAGGATCAATTGGGACTTTTACATACATATGGATATATGTAAAAAGGCACTGAACGTACAACGAGTTCGTCCGCAATATAAGTGATGGTATTAGGACGTATTATAGGTATTACAGGAGCAACGGTGTAATTAACAAGAACATTTCCATTATTTTGCGATTTGACAATGACAAGAAAATatcgatattttaattataacttaataaatttataattggGCGATACAAATCAATGAGCCAAATGATAGTATCATCGCATTATTTTTTGATGTTGTtcttaaataattgaaaaataattattaaattaactcttaaatttttcaattaaagttTATTCATCTAATTAAACGGCCAGcgttactaaaaaaaaaaaaaaatgtttaaattgtATCACTCGTATCTTTAGAAGAAATGTTATAAACAATTTGGACccaaatgtataaattaattccGTTACTATAAAATATGTcgcaaatatataaaatttttgcGTATAATTCGAGTAATACTTAACACGATCTTTGTTGCAATGCAAATTTTCCACTTGAAAGATAAGTTTTGTTGTATGCATAGAATATATAAATCCCAACGCTTTATTAAAAGTGTTGCATGTGTAATTCCGTATACTTGTTATCTGAAATTGCACGAAGCACATCAGAAAATCCTGACCAACAATCAGTAGGTATTAAGGTGTATAAGAAACGATTTCTGTTTCGATTTTATATTACCATATTCTAA is a window from the Bombus affinis isolate iyBomAffi1 chromosome 9, iyBomAffi1.2, whole genome shotgun sequence genome containing:
- the LOC126920000 gene encoding egalitarian protein homolog, yielding MDSSEYETVRNMTLLFFLELLVDKGGPRTLHDLSCQFGAKGFTKEMRQIAGGSQSGLKKFLAQYPMLFLINGDYVSVNTFQQVVEEENGCKLGGKRDYAREAVEYFTNKLMQYGVGTEVPIKSLLGHRSQASPEVRHISGQHYKEFRDFLIKYPDAFVVTEDNVMLKQYEGMKAEPFVELEPDIPIDPEITAKLLDFLCECIEQKGPILVDQMFNIVNDKFSYENWTSIFKTPQDLCTFVKMFPDAFHVQSNLVTLIGRPKSSPIEGKAKTRFPNSTRNQNNTSDKANVNQVIQPNNTQASLQTVNSESISTNVTNQINSVQNSHSSSIEGNSSSPPVSLQQQTLKQRINMLVMKTLADNTEKDRNLQTMQMGDAWKLKILQQTKIIVNPRESLQIIEDIINPRKPPPNGKIVVSFDCEGINLGVKGQLTLVQIGTMSGQAYVFDLFACPNLVQAGGLQKLLEHKDVIKVIHDCRNDSVNLYRQFKIMLNNVFDTQAAHAVLQFQETGKPVYKVKNVNLNTLCDHYGAPINPLKEQLKNIYRNNQRYWCRRPLTRDMLIYASSDVLSLVPQIYVSMSRLIKPEVQGLFNELCEEQIQLHIKPAEVKTRKKQRKVETEVADLKKRMEEATTKNIVLSNREIRLLRYLDLTEDEKEKLKGSYKVARKLEKLENMGQDKGESSDDDDDDKIEDLQYHSIESYTSENSHSGGLVSSQNSDTLSLTESMQMVDEILSDGRMDRFEKIEKLEAILSAVTVSATDQFSSSSADVSPTKCVCSCQDKNKSPRPDYNTVTSVACQTYSTGDIVITKIFLTEEEKERIDLLNSPKK
- the LOC126919999 gene encoding uncharacterized protein LOC126919999 is translated as MFCGNEDEFEPRITPRPASKLDCFAVPCVPEVSLIFDKPVSCKSTERAHFCSPSEESKDLRSKSSHSSPLNVNGSYAAWKEQNYLRKPLSSKVNDCIVPLKEQSNQNYILHSYLTEGNITNTLNESKRKNYALREDIYNSSRCKQKSSRENNDSPRKYNYERSESNTLHTDKEQNTKIQCNDKIRHIDSLSAISQVIKPCINADNHKVKEDEYSPLLYERQLAAHNSKQQKVYNDSVPESNVQNVPTNPGTMQRNELQLPHYLGQQYPYFNMNAYPFPQLHPYPTNNTDNQETVKNLLQIINSQNEQIKSLQIQVDRLLKIQEENLKERKKCSCSFQLQTQSDQFHTNSNNVLGTSNYVTVPENTKRSVYRRDSPQDRKKENCNKNENISQNELILTDAQSKKAFMQQKVSIGVMTSFEFTVQNNPFTMDIENYEKKDGQQKQENLKMCNSVGSHDTNESLRRYKNSFTRMPSAQLENIVEDSESYMSSSQQQSSNLNATTSTKDLEKQAYVDIRRETDTHRSESPKLCKDETAKSDETENRIKKHLENCTVRTRNYENIKTPMIQRNHVCAGTVGTVGTEYTAQKNKKFIANTFTNVDQDKEANIQRDNSSVKTNNFVNNSHYHNDYQQEGQPFGLKQNSNCIEDSLILNSDDLKINERPLSPEPSIHVEMQEYSSDDDSENIKRSSKVGWTFYNDVLGQVNQLLQNSCIIDDQQQKQTKVNQNERDETDNRAVLDTVKVATLQQLKKFGISLSENSEAKELNNSNKMAFDLPFYPRLDYQTNMTQATSAVNETNTSMHMKALALKYLTDEQLAELAVQRQGASVNHLMVSNLQGTNMSFATMHYLQRYQLVPGKNNVQTEDINALQNEMPPKADLKVTNPRNSPKQRLPFSQTPRTTCPSKILDISALKQQPKLL
- the LOC126920026 gene encoding protein unc-50 homolog isoform X2, encoding MKYSTSPPVSRCNSPGPVETGSNLPMPVTYRQDCMGAATKCYKYLRKLLKFEQMDFEFALWQMIFLFISPQKVYRNFQNRKQTKSQFARDDPAFLVLLMCCLCISSIGFTIVLGLGFLQFIKLLFYMIFIDYLVAGLIVATVFWIITNRYLRIDKTQDVEWGYAFDIHLNAFFPPLIILHIVQLFLYNGLINYDTFSSRFVGNTIWLIAISYYIYITFLGYTSMEILHKTHIILSTLPIILLMYIMTLCAGINISHLVMEFYHYRVV
- the LOC126920026 gene encoding protein unc-50 homolog isoform X1 produces the protein MNIKLNQIEWNLTNNCRVSNSKMKYSTSPPVSRCNSPGPVETGSNLPMPVTYRQDCMGAATKCYKYLRKLLKFEQMDFEFALWQMIFLFISPQKVYRNFQNRKQTKSQFARDDPAFLVLLMCCLCISSIGFTIVLGLGFLQFIKLLFYMIFIDYLVAGLIVATVFWIITNRYLRIDKTQDVEWGYAFDIHLNAFFPPLIILHIVQLFLYNGLINYDTFSSRFVGNTIWLIAISYYIYITFLGYTSMEILHKTHIILSTLPIILLMYIMTLCAGINISHLVMEFYHYRVV